The genomic interval CCACAACTTCATTTCGTTTATGATGAGTCAATTGAGTATGGACAACGATTGAGTCGGTTAATTGATAAAGTAGCGCCGCCTGATGACCATGAAAGTGAGTAGTACTTCATCAACAAAAATTGATGGAATTCTTTTGCTTAATAAACCGCAAGGAATGACATCTAATTATGCGTTACAAAAAGTAAAAAGATTATTAAGTGCTAAAAAAGCAGGGCATACTGGGAGCTTAGACCCTCTTGCTACAGGCATGTTACCTATCTGTTTTGGTGAAGCAACAAAAATTTGTCAGTTTTTGCTTGAAGCAGATAAATGTTATCAGACTACCGGTTTGCTAGGTATTAAGACAAATACCGCCGATGCAACAGGCGAAGAAATTGCGCGAGTAGATATGTTTACAATTTCTTCGCAGCAGTTAATTGAAGTTCTAGAAAAGCATAAGGGCGTTATAAAACAGGTGCCATCTATGTTTTCTGCATTAAAACATCAGGGAACTCCACTTTATTGTTTCGCTCGAAAAGGGATAGATATAGAGCGACCCGCTCGTGAAATTTTGATCAGCGAGTTGGAACTCAATGCATTTGATGGGGTACAGTTTTCTTTGACGGTAACTTGCAGCAAAGGAACCTATATTCGAAATTTGGTGGAAGATATCGGTGATGTATTAGGAGTTGGAGCACATGTGACTCACTTACATCGAGTCTATACTGCTGGCTTAAATGATATGCCTATGTATTCTCTTGATGAATTAGAGGCAATGTCTTTGACCGAAAGAAAAGCTTGTTTAATTCCTATAGATAGGGCTGTTGGTTATCTTGAGCAAGTGACGCTTTTGGACGATGAAGTGATTACTATACGGCAGGGTAGAGTAATCACAAATAAAATAAATGTTGAACTGGCTGATTGTGTCCGTCTTTACGATGCAAGAGCACAATTTATTGGGTTGGGTGAGCGAAGCACCAATGGTACTATTAAAGCGAAACGGTTACTTTCTTTCTAATTTTTTCATTTTAGTTAACGAATGAAGCGAACTAAATATGAAATTTTTGCACAAAATTAATTTGTAGTACTTGTTTCGTTGACTTTGCCTTGGTAGAATGTTTGCCTTTGAATGAACACATAGTAGTTCCGGGAGTGTATAATGTCGCTAAATAGCGCGGATAAAGCAGCAATTGTAAAAGATTACCAACGTTCTGATAAAGATACTGGTTCACCTGAAGTTCAGGTTTCTATCATTACAAGCCGTATCAAATATTTAACAGAGCATTTTAAAGAACATAAGAAAGATTTTCATTCTCGACGTGGGCTACAAGAGTTAGTGAATAAGCGTCGCAAATTATTAAAATATTTAAAGCGTAAAAATGGAGCACGTTATCAAACATTAATCCAATCTTTAGAATTGAGAGATTCTTATTGATTAATGGGCAAAAACATTTCGTTAGAAATGTGCTTTATAAAAACAAATACTTTAAATAAAGGCGCAATTTTCTGCGCCTTTTTTTCGTTATAATTACTTAATGAGGGAGCTTACGTGGCGAAGTTTACAAAAGAAATAGCATTTGGTGACCACACTCTTATATTAGAAACTGGTGAAGTAGCACGACAAGCTGATGGAGCAGTTTTTGCCAGTATGAATGGTACCCAAGTGTTAGCTACTGTAGTTGGAAAAAAAGACGGTGGTGAAAACAGTGGATTTTTTCCTCTGACAGTAAATTACCAGGAAAAATTTTACGCTGTAGGAAAAATACCAGGGGGATTTAACAAACGCGAAGGCAGACCTACAGAACTCGAAACATTAATTTCTAGACTGATTGATCGTCCTATTCGGCCTCTATTTCCTGAGGGCTTTTGTAACGAAGTGCAAGTAATAGCTACAGTTCTTTCATTAAATCCTGAAGTGTCTCCTGACATCGTAGCAATGATAGCCTCATCTGCTGCTTTAGCTCTTTCTGGGGTTCCATTTAATGGACCAATTGGCGCTGCCCGTGTTGGTTACCGAGATGGTATTTATTTATTAAACCCAAGTAGAAAAGAGCTGGAACACTCTAAATTAGATCTGGTTGTTGCTGGAACTAAAAGTGCTATTTTGATGGTTGAGTCAGAAGCTAAAGAATTAAGTGAAGACATTATGCGCGGAGCGATCATGTTCGGTCATGAAATGATGAAGAATGTGATTAAAGGAATAGAAGAACTGGCTGCTCAAGGAGGCAAGGCGCGTTGGGACTGGAGTCCTCGTGAGGTAGATGTGAATTTGCAGTCACGTGTGTCTGATATGATAAAACATGAAGTTGAAGCTGCTTATCTTATCAAAGACAAACAAGAGCGTTATCAACGCTTAGCCGAATTAAAAGACCAGACTATTACAGCGTTACAAGCCGAAAATGAAGAATTGAATGCTGATATCATCAGTAATCTATTTGTTGAGCTAGAGAGCGCCACAGTCAGAAATCGCATACTTGATGGAGAGCCTCGAATTGATGGTCGGGATTGTAAAACAGTACGACCTATAGCGATTCGCACAAAGTTACTAGAAAGAGCTCATGGCTCTGTTTTATTCACCCGCGGCGAGACCCAAGCTATAGTTGTTGCTACTTTGGGAAATGAGCGGGATGCGCAAATACTTGATAACATTACTGGAGAAACAAAAGACCGCTTCATGCTCCATTACAACTTTCCTCCTTATTCAGTAGGGGAAACGGGTATGATTGGCAGTCCTAAGCGCAGAGAAATCGGACATGGCCGTTTAGCAAAACGTGCGATTATGGCCGTTCTACCAGAGTCAAATGAATTCCCTTATGTTCTAAGAGTTGTTTCAGAAATTACTGAATCGAACGGTTCAAGTTCTATGGCTACAGTTTGTGGCACAAGTTTGGCACTTATGGATGCCGGTGTTCCGCTCAAAGCACCTGTTGCTGGAGTTGCAATGGGTTTGATTAAAGAAGGTGATCGTTATGCTGTTCTTACTGATATATTGGGGGATGAAGATCATTTAGGTGACATGGATTTCAAAGTAGCTGGTACAGAGCATGGAATCACTGCGTTACAAATGGACATCAAAATTCAGGGAATCACCAGTGAAATTATGGAACAAGCTCTAGATCAAGCTTTGGCAGGACGTATGCACATTCTTGGAGTAATGAATAATGCATTAGCAGAGCATAGGGAAGAACTATCACAACATGCTCCTAGAATTACTACCATGAAAGTTGCTGAAGATAAGATTCGCACAATTATTGGTAAAGGTGGCGCGACAATCAAAGGTCTTATTGATAGTACTGGAGTTTCTATCGATATAGATGATACAGGTGTCGTGCAATTATTTTCACCTGACTTGCAGGCATTAGAAGAAGCTCAAAAGCAAATTAAATCTTTAATCGCTGAAATTGAAGTGGGTCAAACTTATCAAGGTAAAGTGAGTAAAATCGTTGATTTTGGTGCCTTCATCAATCTATTACCTGGCAAAGATGGATTGCTGCACATTTCGCAAATCTGTAATGATAGAGCTCAAAAAGTCGATACCGTTTTACAAGAAGGACAGGAAATAGAAGTGTTTGTTGCTGGTATTGATAAACAAGGCAGGGTGAAACTTGAATGGAAAGATAAACCAAAGAATGAAGAAGCAGCGACACTCGTTGAAGAAGGTAGTCCTGAGCCATCAAGTGTAGAGGCCTCTCAAGACAGTAATGAGGAAGAGTAGTTTTAGTGATTTGCATCATATCATGATGTGCGTCTAACCTAGGCCCGACATAAAAAATAAGATGTATTTGTGTCGGGCCTAGGTTTTTAGCTTGGTGCGCTATCAAAATGTGGCATAAATGATGTACGCAACATATCTTTGAAGCCTTTTCACGTAACCTGAGCTGAAATTCATTTTTATACAAAGACGCAAGCATCGCCCTTGAGCAGGTAGAAATCAGAAATTCCTAACTTGAGCCTAAGAGACATTGATTCAGCAGGGAGTAATGCTTTTACGTACCTATAAAGAAAATGAAAAGATCCGTGAAATAATTATTGACTCGAAATAAACATAAGTGAGGTATCATCTATGCATTTTATGTATTATCTCGGATTAGGAAACATTCAGATTCTTCAATGTTTATTTCCCATGAATTAAAGTCAAAAACTCAGACCTACTTGTTGGGTTATTACGCATGTCACCAAGCATTACAGAAGTTGTCATCACCGAGTTTTGTTTTTCCACGCCACGCATCATCATGCAAAGGTGTTTTGCTTCAATAACAACGGCTACACCACGTGCGCCAGTAATTGATTCAATACAATTGGCTATTTCTGTAGTTAGGCGCTCTTGAATTTGTAACCGTCTTGCAAAATAATCAACGATACGTGCTATTTTAGACAAGCCAATTACTTTTCCATGAGGGAGGTACCCAACATGACATTTGCCAAGGAAGGGGAGTAGATGGTGTTCACACATTGAATACATTTCTATATCTTTGACTATAACCATTTCGCTCATATCAGATTCGAATAGAGCGCCATTGATAATGTCCTCAAGATTCTCTTGATAGCCTTTAGTCAAGTAATGCATTGCGTTTGCTGCACGTGCAGGAGTATCTATCAAACCCTCACGAGTTACATCTTCACCAATTAGTTTTAATAGTTCTGTATATAATTGTTCCATAGTAATTCCTAACCTGGTGGCCAAGTCATGTGACGTCCGCCCAGTAAATGTAAATGAATATGATACACTGTCTGGCCTCCGTCGGAATTGATGTTAAGAACTAATCGATAGCCTGAATCACTAATTCCTTCAGCGTGAGCAATTTTTTTTGCCCTTAACATCATTTTTCCCAACAGGGTTTGGTGTTCATCGCTGGCATCATTCAACGTAGAAATATGCTGCTTTGGTATTATCAGTACATGCTTAGGAGCTTGCGGATTCAGATCACGAAATGCCATTATCTCATCATCTTCAAAAACTACTGATGCAGGGATTGCACCTTGTGCAATTTTGCAAAACAAGCAATTCATAAGCAATCTCATTATTATGTATAAATAAGCTATTATACATTGCTAACTTATATTGCAACAGCTTATCTTTGCCTTTTGGCATGATTTTTCGCATAATAGCCGCCATATGTACCTTTCACAATTTTAGGTCAAATTTATTTTGTGAGAGCTTATTCATTTTTATTCGATTATTAAAGGGAGGGGGAATCAATGAGTTTAATGAAAATCAGTAGTGGTCGCGATTTACCAAAAGAAATTAATGTGGTTATAGAAATTCCTATGCACAGTGAACCAGTAAAATATGAAATGAATAAAGAATCCGGAGTGTTATTCGTGGATCGCTTTTTGACAACGCCCATGTTTTATCCTGCTAATTATGGCTATATTCCTCAGACTTTATCTGAAGATGGAGATCCTGTAGATGTGCTTGTTGTAACTCCGGTTCCTTTGGTCGGTGGGTCTGTTATTCCATGCAGAGCGGTAGGAATGTTAAAAATGACGGATGAATCCGGTATTGATGCTAAGATCCTAGCTGTACCGACAAACAAGTTAACTAAAATTTATGAGTCCATTCAATCCTATGAAAGCTTGCCTCAGCATTTATTGCGATCAGTAGAACATTTTTTCAGCCATTACAAAGACTTAGAAGAAGGGAAATGGGTGAAACTCGATGGTTGGGTTGGCCCTGACGAGGCTTTCAAAGAAATTTTATCCAGCGTTTCTCGTTTTAATGAGAATAAATAACGTTTTAAGATGAGTAAATTCACCAGCATAATACAAACCACATTGGTTTAAGCGTGCAGCATTACCTGAATATTAATACGTTATGTTATAAATGCTCAGGTAAATGCTGTGCTTCTGTGTAGGCATCATTTGATATAATTATAATGAATAATGACACATTCTTAGCGAATAGCGTCGGGCTGTAGATCCACATACCTAAAGTTGGTATGGTGCTGAGCACATCTTGGCTTATTTCCTTCTTGGAAATGCAGTGGCGTGAACTGTAGGACTCTGCTACTTTTTCTGGAATTTTCTGACGAACCTGATTTTGGGACTTATTCCTCATCTCGCTTTCTTTCAAACCATGTGATACTTTATTTCCTGTTCTAAAAGCTTAAGGAAACTCGGTGGAACTTCATCTTTCTACTCTATCCATCCTATTATTATTTTTAATCTTACTGGCTGCTTTTTTTGCTGGTACTGAAATCGGAATGATGTCTATTAATCGGTACAAATTAAAACATCTAGTAAAGAAAGGAAACAAGCAAGCCATTAGAGTGAATCAGATTCTTGCCCGTCCGGATCGATTATTAAGTGTGGTGTTAATCGGTAATACATTGGCCAATATTTTTGCCTCAACAATAGCAACTTTGATTGGCCAGCATCTCTATGGGGATGTTGGAATTGCTGTAGCAACAGCTCTTTTAACACTAGTCATCTTAGTATTTTCGGAAATGATTCCTAAAACATTTGCTGCCATTCACCCCCAAAAAGTTGCTTTTGCCACGTCGTTGCCATTAAGAATTTTGCAATGGATTTTTGCGCCTTTAGTCTATGTAAGCAGTTCAATGTCTAACGGGGTCTTACGCTTATTCCGTGTCTCTGTGGATAAAATGCAAAAAGAAGCATTAACCGGTGAAGAATTACGCTCAGTAGTTCATGAGGCGGGGGGATTATTGCCTGTTGAGCATAAAAGCATGTTGATTAGTCTCTTAGATTTAGAAACAGCCACAGTGGAAGACATCATGATTCCTAAATCAGAGATTGTTGGGATCGATATCGAAAAACCTTGGTCAGAAATATTGGAGCAATTGGAAACTGCAAAGCATACCAGACTACCTTTATACCGTGATTCAGTAGATGATTTAGTAGGAATGATTCACATGCGCGATGCTTTAAATCTGGCTATAGAAGATAAATTGGATCTTAATAGTTTACTGCATGCAGCGGATGAGCCCTATTATATTCCTGAGGCTACCCCATTAAATGTCCAGCTCTCGAATTTTAAAAAAATGAAAAAGCGCAGCTCTTTTGTGGTTGATGAATATGGAAACATTCAAGGATTAGTCACAATGGAAGATATTCTTGAAGAGATTGTAGGTGAGTTTACTACAGATGTAGCTGCATTGAGTCGAGATATCACGCCTCAAAATGATGGCTCAGTTATTGTGGATGCGAGTTTAACGTTACGCCATTTAAATCGATTAATGGGGTGGCAATTACCGCATATCGGCCCCAAAACTTTAAGTGGCTTAATTGTTGAATATCTTGGCTACATTCCACCAGCAGAATCATGTTTAACTATAGACAGTTATCGTATTGAAATATTAAAAGTAGGAGATAATACGATTAAAAGTGTGAAAATGTTTAAAATAGGTAAAAAGCCACAAATTCTAGAGCTTTTTGCAACAAAAAAATAGTTGCCTTGCAGCGTTGTATTGAACTTAGTGCGTGGTGCTCGTTCCATTCAAGGGATGTGGTTCAAACAGATATACATGAATACATTTCCAGGAGTTGCTTGTCCCGCTTCTAAGACTATAAAAATTAAGACCTTATATCACTTTCTTTTAACGCGATGACTTGTGCGGTAAACATATAGCCGCCGTTGCGAATAGTTTTAATTAATGCAGGTTTTTTTGCATCCACCTCGATTTTTTGACGCAGTCTGCTTATTTGTACATCAATTCTTCGATCAAAAGGATTTAGATCGCTATTTTTAGTAATTTGTAATAAAAGCTCTCGATCTAAAACTCGTTGTGGTTGTTGAACAAAAGTGAGTAATAAATCATACTCCCCTGCACTTAATGACAATTCTTGATGGTCATCGCGAAAAACTTGTCTGGATGCAGGATAAAGTTTCCAGTTGGAAAAAATAAGCACTTCTTTTTCATACTCAATGTGGTGTTGTGCTCTTAAAACACGCCGATTAATGGCACTTATTCGCGCATGCAGCTCCCTGGGATAAAGAGGCTTTACTATGAAATCATCAGCCCCTGCTTCGAGTACTTGAATACATGCATCTTCATCTGCGGTACCGTTTATCACTAATAAAGGTACAGGATAGTTTGTATAAAACTGATGAATCATCTGCGGATCACTTTTTAAAATCGACCAATGAATTAGAATTGCTGCAGGTACTCCTGATATATTTTGCATTGGTTCAAGCTGTTTTTTTTGAACTATTTTTATATTAAATTGTGCAAAATAATTTTTTAGCTCGTCACTGATTGGATCTTCATCAATAAATAGCAGATAGCTTGATTGTAGCATTAGACTCTCTAGGTTTAGGCATGATATTGATGCCTAATTTTGGCAAGTTTATTGTCTGCTTGCAATTATTTTCGATACTCGTAAGTTCAAAATCCCATTATGCTATTGCAACATTAATTAGGTTCTTTTGGCCAATAGCCCTTATGGCCTACGTGCTTTATGCAACACGTAGGAGTAAAGTGAATAGCAACAACTCTTATTGTTTTTTCTTTTTTTCTAATAATATGGTTCGTAATAATTGAATGACAAAAGCACCTAATTTTCTTTCTCTGCCAGATTGAGTCAGCGGGATGCCAATCTTTCTTGAGATTTTGGCCTTTAAAGCAGAGATACCAACAAGTCTTTTCCAGGAAAAACCGCCACGATTCATTTTTACTCCTTTATAACAAATTAATAAATCGGATTATCCTAGAAAAATCAACTCAGTTCTACTGAGTCAGCTGCTATTAAGTTTTATACATTGTGCAAGATAGTTTTGCCCAGTCCAGTCGTCTATTTGCGTACACTTTTTTACCGAACTTTATGTGTATTTTATTCCGAACTTAATGCATACGCTATAAAGTTAAGGTAAAGGCAAAAAGAGTTTTTTTCCATAAAACTGATGGAGTTGTAGATACATTTGAGCAGCAGGTGTGGCTTTCGCAAAGTTGCTTTTTAGATCATCATCCCAGGCACCAGTAGAGAGGTTTTGAATCACGGGTATATAATTCTTATCATCGGGGTAAAGGACCAGCACCCAATTATTTTTGATTATTCCATAGAGCTTTTGCTTTTCAAAATATTGCATTTTATTAGGTTTAATTTCAAGCTCCCCTGTTTCAGGGTTAACCATATAAAATAAATGACCAATATTTATGGATTTCTCTTTTGATAATTTTTGGTTAGGGAATATGCCGCTTTCAATAAAAAACGTCCGTTTTGGTAAAATATAGTTAGGATTCAGCACGGCAGGAAGTAATGAAATTCCATCCATTTTTTGCTTATTTTGCAAATGTAGAAAATCGAGAATTGTAGGTGAAAGATCAATTAATGCAACTCTCGTGTTAATTTTGTCATCCTTTGTAATTAATTGTCCGTTTTTATAAATTCTGAAAGCCAATACATTATGATACTGTTTAGGACTTAATATATCTGAACCATGACCTGCACTTTTATTTAAATCAGTAGCGGTTTTTTCTTTGAGGTATTCTGCAAATTTGCTAGGAAGCGATCCTTGATAATTAGAATAATTAGTTAAACGAGAGTTAGGATGGTACAACACTTCCCCATGATCGCTTAACACGATTAGAAGACAGTTATCCAAATAATGATTTTCTTGTAAGTACATGAAAAAAGATTCAAATTGTTTATCGACTTTTTTTAAAGCTTGTTGATAAAGAACATCTCTTTTCTCAAGACTAAATTCATTATTAACTTGTTCAGGTAAGGATGATGCCCATGCATAAGGCCAGTGCGGGAGTGTGAAATGAACTCCCAAAAAAACCGGCATAGTGTGTACCTCTGAGGCGAGGTCGTGTTTTAATTTAGTTGTAAATGTTTGTGGGTAGTAAGAGAAATAACTCGCTCGATTACTGTAATTATAAGGAAATAGCCAGGAGCCAATTCGAAAGTTAATTAGCAGATTAGAGAGTGGCAAATCATTAGACGTTCCAAGAATGACATCATTAATACCGAGCTTAGGACCAATAACGTCTTCAAACCCAAACTCCTTGTCTATATTATTAAATCGCCTGTCGTCTGTCGCATAAATTGTGGTGTATCCTTGTCTTTTAAGCATCCAAGCGATACTTAACTCACTTTTGACCATATCTTTTGCTACTAAATTTTCTTCGCCATGATGATGTTCTGCATATAATCCCGTTAAAATACTTGACCATGCAGGGTAGGTCCTTGCAAGTGGGCTGATTGAATCAGTAAATTGAGTGCTTTGGTTTACTAGTTTAGAGAAAAAAGGCATGCTTTTGGAGTTAACACTATCTGGACTTAGGGAATCTATTCCTAATAAGATAATGTTAGGTTTTTCACTAGTAGAGGGTTGGCTAGGTTGATTATGAGTCAGATTTACGATTAAAGGAAGAATGGCTATGACTGCTAACGTATATAAACTTTTTCGATAAATAATGCCGTTAATGATTAAAAGGCTTAATCCTGATACTGAAACGCTTAATACTATAAGCATAAATGATTCTGGTATTGGAGGTGAAAAGAGTTTGCTAAATATACTAAGTGGAAAATAATAGCTATTTGCACTTAGTATGGCGCAAACACTGAGTACCCAAATAATAATAATCCATTGCTGCTCAGAAAAATAATGCCATGAGCGTTTTAGTATTCCAATAAGCAGAAATGTCTGAATTAATGACAATAGTATATAAAGAGAGAGGTGAATTATGAACGTTGTGATTAATTCTATCCAAATTTGTGTCGGAAGTTTTATCGCATTAACAAAACTACTGTTGTTGGTATAAACCAATGCTAACTGCAAAACAAAAAAACATAAATTGAATAAAATAAAGTACGTAAAATAGGAAAATACTTCATTAGTTTTTTCATTAGAAATCTTAATACGACTATTTATATTTATAAGTCAATTATAGATCTTAAAATTAAAAATAGGGCGAGCCTACATACTTTTTTCATCAAAGATCGGTCGTAGGACTATTAATATGCCAATTATAGATATAACCATCAATACTATTGATATGCTTCAGTTGACTTTGTAACGGTTCATTAGCAAATATTAATAAATGAAAAACTACATCTTGTTTTGTGCCGCCAAAGTCCTCTTCATACCATTCATAGATTTTAGAAGTTATGAGATTTCCCTCGACAACATGCACTCCTCTAAGAGAATTAATATAAGTTGTAGCCGCTTGATTTAATTGTTCTTCTAGCTTATTTCCTTGATAGGCTTTTCTACTTAAGTTTGGAGCCCCGATAGTGGCATTATTTAAAGCATAATGAGTACGAGGATCGTTCCAAACCGCTCTAATAATACGATTATTGATATCATCCAGAGTTAAAGGAGTACTCTTAATCGTGATTAAATTAGCTCCCCAAGGACCTACACTGAATAAACCGGGCGAAATATTAATTTCTTGAATTGTAGTAATAGGGTAATAGTTAGCAACAATTTGTACTGTCAACGCATTATAAACATTAATCCAATAAGCGAGTTGTTCATTACGGTTGTAATTATCAATATTGATTTCTGACATGCTTTTTAAATAATCTTTCAACAAGTTTAAATCTATTTGAGTCATATGGTTATAATCAACGAGATTGATATTTTCCTCATTAGTAATGACGCGACGGTTTAGAAAAGTTTGCCAAAGTTGATGGTTAATTACTTTATGTGATAATGGATTACTCACCTCCCATTTGGGCCATAAATTTTTATAAAAAGACGCGTTTGCTAAACCTGTAAAGAGGAGCATCAATAATAGGAAGAAAGATTTTTTCGTGATCTTTACTGGAGAGAAATTCTGTTTTTTTAACATGGCTCTTGAGTCTACATGTAACTGTGTATCCACACACTCGGGGTTCTCTTGTATCTTTCTGTCTAGGGTGAGCTTCGGAAAGAGTCTCATATACTTGTTACGGCATACTGATTTAAACATGGATTATTGCTCTGTTACGAAGAGCGTTCCCTATAGTATTACCATCCAAAAACTCTAATTCTCCGCCTGAAGGTATACCATGAGCTAACTGCGTCATATTTACTGGCTGATCACGCAAAAGTTGATGAATAAAATGGATGGTGGTTTGTCCTTCTACACTAGGACTCAACGCTAATATTACTTCTTTAATATTTTCTTGAATGATAAGCTCTTTGAGTCGTGGTAGCCCTATGTCATCCGGTCCTAATCCATCCAGTGGAGAGATTTTTCCCATAAGGACGAAATATTTACCTTTAAAGGCATTGCTTTGTTCTATAGCGGATACATCGGCTGGACTTTCTACGACACAAAGTAAGGAGGCGTCTCTATCTGCGTTTTGGCAGATAGCACAAAGGTTGTGCTCGGTGTAATTAGCACAACGCTCACAATGCTGTATTTGATTCATTGCTTGCTCCAAGCAAGAAGCCAGGAGCAATCCTCGCTGCCGTTGATGCTGGAGCAAGTGAAAAACCATACGTTGCGCAGATTTTGGGCCTACGCCTGGAAGACAGCGGAGTGCTTCGACCAAGCGAGTTAAAATATCCATGCTTAGGATTATTCCTTATCGCCCTTATCGCCACCCATTAAGTCAGTAGGAATATTAAGGCCTGCGGTTAATTGGCTGATTTTTTCTTTAGATGCTTTTTCAATTTTTCGTACGGCATCGTTAATAGCAGCTGCTACTAAATCTTCGAGCATTTCAACATCCTCTTCCATCATGGATGGTTTAATTTTCACTTCAGTCGCATCATGTCGGCCATTCATCTTAATTACTACCATGCCACCACCAGCTTCACCGGTAACCACTAATTGGCTTAACTGCTGTTGCGCTTCTTGCATGCGTTGTTGCATTTTTTGCGCTTCTTTCATTAGGTTACCAAGATTTTGATTCATATCCATTTGTTAGGACCTCATATGTTTAGGGTTTAAATCGCATATATTATAAGTCATCTTGTAATGAGACAATAGAATTTTTGACCAATTCTGCTGAAAATTCTTGCTGAAGTTGCTGGAATACGGGGTCATTAAGTAATGCACTTTCAGCATTTTTTTGTTTTTGTTGCATTATCTGTTCTTTTTGTTGAGCAGG from Legionella sainthelensi carries:
- a CDS encoding sulfatase-like hydrolase/transferase → MLIVLSVSVSGLSLLIINGIIYRKSLYTLAVIAILPLIVNLTHNQPSQPSTSEKPNIILLGIDSLSPDSVNSKSMPFFSKLVNQSTQFTDSISPLARTYPAWSSILTGLYAEHHHGEENLVAKDMVKSELSIAWMLKRQGYTTIYATDDRRFNNIDKEFGFEDVIGPKLGINDVILGTSNDLPLSNLLINFRIGSWLFPYNYSNRASYFSYYPQTFTTKLKHDLASEVHTMPVFLGVHFTLPHWPYAWASSLPEQVNNEFSLEKRDVLYQQALKKVDKQFESFFMYLQENHYLDNCLLIVLSDHGEVLYHPNSRLTNYSNYQGSLPSKFAEYLKEKTATDLNKSAGHGSDILSPKQYHNVLAFRIYKNGQLITKDDKINTRVALIDLSPTILDFLHLQNKQKMDGISLLPAVLNPNYILPKRTFFIESGIFPNQKLSKEKSINIGHLFYMVNPETGELEIKPNKMQYFEKQKLYGIIKNNWVLVLYPDDKNYIPVIQNLSTGAWDDDLKSNFAKATPAAQMYLQLHQFYGKKLFLPLP
- a CDS encoding DUF547 domain-containing protein; this translates as MLKKQNFSPVKITKKSFFLLLMLLFTGLANASFYKNLWPKWEVSNPLSHKVINHQLWQTFLNRRVITNEENINLVDYNHMTQIDLNLLKDYLKSMSEINIDNYNRNEQLAYWINVYNALTVQIVANYYPITTIQEINISPGLFSVGPWGANLITIKSTPLTLDDINNRIIRAVWNDPRTHYALNNATIGAPNLSRKAYQGNKLEEQLNQAATTYINSLRGVHVVEGNLITSKIYEWYEEDFGGTKQDVVFHLLIFANEPLQSQLKHINSIDGYIYNWHINSPTTDL
- the recR gene encoding recombination mediator RecR produces the protein MDILTRLVEALRCLPGVGPKSAQRMVFHLLQHQRQRGLLLASCLEQAMNQIQHCERCANYTEHNLCAICQNADRDASLLCVVESPADVSAIEQSNAFKGKYFVLMGKISPLDGLGPDDIGLPRLKELIIQENIKEVILALSPSVEGQTTIHFIHQLLRDQPVNMTQLAHGIPSGGELEFLDGNTIGNALRNRAIIHV
- a CDS encoding YbaB/EbfC family nucleoid-associated protein yields the protein MDMNQNLGNLMKEAQKMQQRMQEAQQQLSQLVVTGEAGGGMVVIKMNGRHDATEVKIKPSMMEEDVEMLEDLVAAAINDAVRKIEKASKEKISQLTAGLNIPTDLMGGDKGDKE